Proteins encoded together in one Candidatus Hydrogenedentota bacterium window:
- a CDS encoding flagellar hook capping protein, with product MKAIQTNSSQKAGASDTGASSTSTELGKDTFLQLLVEQMRYQDPLAPTDNAQMIAQLAQFSALEQMNNLNESFEELSGNLDQLNFLSASSMIGKHVAGIGADGSTITGVVSGVTMKGSIVYLTVGDKQLSMAGVQTISDAA from the coding sequence ATGAAAGCCATCCAGACCAACAGCAGCCAGAAGGCCGGCGCCAGCGACACCGGTGCGTCGTCTACATCGACGGAACTCGGCAAGGACACGTTCCTGCAGTTGCTCGTCGAGCAGATGCGCTACCAGGACCCGCTCGCGCCGACGGACAACGCGCAGATGATCGCGCAGCTTGCCCAGTTTTCCGCGCTCGAACAGATGAATAACCTGAACGAGTCGTTCGAGGAGTTGAGCGGCAATCTCGATCAGCTCAATTTCCTGTCCGCGTCTTCCATGATTGGAAAGCATGTGGCGGGGATTGGCGCCGACGGCAGCACGATAACCGGTGTGGTCAGTGGCGTCACGATGAAAGGCAGCATCGTCTACCTGACCGTTGGCGACAAGCAACTGTCGATGGCGGGCGTGCAGACGATCTCGGACGCGGCATGA
- the flgC gene encoding flagellar basal body rod protein FlgC encodes MLEAVSAKEIAVSGLKAQRTRMNLIANNIANALTPTTAKGGAFRRQLAILSGEGIKSGILPNKLGVKVERVMSDPSPFRQVYEPSNPYANADGYVEYPNVDLAVEMADLVSAQRAYEANIAVIVSSRRMAQKALEIIQV; translated from the coding sequence GTGCTAGAAGCGGTTTCGGCAAAAGAGATTGCGGTCAGCGGCCTCAAGGCCCAGCGTACCCGCATGAATCTTATCGCGAACAACATCGCCAACGCCCTCACCCCCACGACCGCCAAGGGCGGGGCATTCCGTCGGCAACTGGCCATTCTCAGCGGCGAAGGCATCAAGAGCGGCATCCTGCCGAACAAGCTTGGCGTAAAGGTCGAGCGCGTAATGTCCGACCCGTCGCCATTCCGGCAGGTTTACGAACCGAGTAATCCGTATGCAAACGCGGACGGATACGTCGAGTATCCAAACGTTGACCTTGCGGTGGAGATGGCGGACCTGGTTTCGGCCCAGCGCGCATACGAGGCGAACATCGCTGTAATCGTTTCGAGCCGGCGTATGGCGCAGAAAGCGCTCGAGATAATTCAGGTGTAA
- a CDS encoding flagellar hook-length control protein FliK, translated as MQISTIEVRIEGVDPKPPAKKDGKEDAGIESAFAAFFADAQHDVRQKSVAKKTSSEDGDSAERAGSVAHDGAKPLRPAAEDAQEAAPDSEVESTPGGPASQAKAANAEVSDDAMSKVVVVSDGVKRSHVKYTVSKANAQAAIHVAASATAAATKTAANVMTTEGAPTVTLPQSNATVETAAKVPVTAPPQIAFPMNLAEMPVVEAELTVTPPPPKTIAEASTAKVDAATDVAQEGESIDVVPTVEANVSSDDAESDGEQPLGAGRERQPQVTVSKATTHAVTPPSESVKAERSPRAKPTPEVQPAETPVATTGEEAVTTKAVDVPPSAESAAKTPEAASKPEPQVIRNVTQLVVPDGSIVATQSTETRTEGTQASAQREVVVVEKVTVQALPEQAVRGVRYMAANGEHTMRIRLVPESLGEVRLEVIASKGEVSVKLSSASPAVREILQTHAQGLQTAIAQDNPGVVRVTVTPDVSNGAWLSGNAQRHSGQHEGGAQQRAGTPSSYHASKQDPPSASRRETAHAGNLNVYV; from the coding sequence GTGCAGATTAGTACGATTGAAGTACGAATCGAAGGCGTAGACCCGAAACCGCCCGCGAAGAAGGACGGCAAGGAAGACGCAGGCATCGAGTCTGCGTTTGCCGCGTTTTTCGCGGACGCGCAGCACGACGTACGTCAGAAATCGGTTGCGAAGAAAACCTCGAGCGAAGATGGAGACTCCGCCGAACGCGCCGGCTCCGTGGCGCACGACGGCGCAAAGCCGTTGCGTCCCGCGGCAGAGGATGCGCAGGAGGCGGCGCCGGATTCCGAAGTCGAATCTACGCCCGGCGGACCCGCTTCGCAGGCGAAAGCTGCCAATGCGGAAGTCTCGGATGATGCTATGTCGAAGGTCGTTGTCGTCTCGGACGGCGTCAAACGCAGTCACGTGAAGTACACGGTGTCGAAAGCGAACGCGCAGGCGGCAATTCATGTCGCAGCAAGTGCGACCGCTGCGGCCACGAAAACTGCCGCGAATGTAATGACGACGGAGGGAGCGCCGACGGTCACGTTGCCGCAGTCGAACGCAACAGTCGAAACGGCGGCAAAGGTTCCAGTAACCGCGCCCCCGCAAATTGCGTTTCCGATGAACCTGGCAGAAATGCCCGTGGTTGAGGCGGAGTTGACCGTGACGCCACCGCCACCAAAGACGATCGCGGAGGCTTCAACGGCAAAGGTCGACGCTGCAACGGACGTTGCGCAGGAAGGCGAATCGATCGACGTCGTGCCAACGGTCGAGGCAAACGTTTCAAGTGACGATGCTGAGTCCGATGGAGAACAGCCGTTGGGCGCCGGGCGCGAACGGCAGCCGCAGGTTACCGTGTCGAAGGCAACGACACACGCGGTAACTCCGCCGTCGGAATCGGTGAAGGCGGAGCGTTCTCCGCGAGCGAAGCCAACACCGGAAGTGCAGCCGGCGGAGACGCCAGTCGCGACAACCGGTGAGGAGGCAGTAACCACAAAGGCAGTCGATGTACCGCCTTCGGCCGAATCGGCCGCGAAAACGCCTGAGGCAGCGTCGAAGCCGGAACCGCAAGTCATTCGCAACGTAACGCAATTGGTCGTGCCGGACGGCTCGATCGTCGCAACCCAAAGCACGGAGACGCGAACCGAAGGCACGCAAGCGTCGGCGCAGCGTGAGGTAGTCGTGGTCGAAAAGGTCACGGTCCAGGCGTTGCCCGAACAGGCGGTGCGCGGCGTCCGTTACATGGCGGCGAACGGCGAACACACGATGCGTATTCGGCTCGTGCCGGAGTCGCTGGGCGAAGTGCGGCTTGAAGTGATCGCGTCGAAAGGCGAGGTCAGCGTCAAGCTCTCGAGCGCGAGCCCCGCGGTGCGCGAAATCCTGCAGACGCATGCGCAGGGTCTGCAGACCGCGATCGCGCAGGACAACCCGGGCGTCGTTCGCGTGACGGTTACGCCGGACGTGTCGAACGGCGCTTGGCTGTCGGGCAATGCCCAGCGCCACAGCGGGCAGCACGAAGGCGGCGCGCAGCAACGCGCCGGGACGCCGTCGTCGTATCACGCATCGAAACAGGACCCACCCAGTGCGTCGCGCCGCGAAACGGCGCACGCAGGAAACCTCAACGTGTACGTATAA
- the fliE gene encoding flagellar hook-basal body complex protein FliE: MADPLNISGITPGRIEIDPSKMRTPAPSSAPVEGKSFKDVLADSIGEVQRLQSEADTTIKKLVSGEIKDVTEAMVAVEKADVSFQTMMAVRNKIVAAYEEIMRMQV; the protein is encoded by the coding sequence ATGGCTGACCCACTCAACATCAGCGGCATCACCCCAGGGCGGATCGAGATCGATCCGTCCAAGATGCGGACGCCCGCGCCATCGTCTGCGCCGGTTGAGGGCAAATCATTCAAGGACGTACTTGCCGATTCAATCGGTGAAGTGCAACGCCTGCAGTCCGAGGCGGACACGACAATCAAGAAACTGGTGTCCGGCGAAATCAAAGACGTTACGGAAGCCATGGTCGCCGTTGAGAAGGCAGACGTGTCGTTTCAAACGATGATGGCCGTGCGTAACAAGATAGTGGCCGCGTACGAAGAGATTATGCGGATGCAGGTATAG
- the fliJ gene encoding flagellar export protein FliJ, whose protein sequence is MPKPWQKYAVLLRVRERQERLKAQALAAARRDVGRAQAQRDALAEEQQRVLVEAGNAAKRNVDAAKVQAFIHYERHIARLAVDKDAEIYSLKSTAEKRRAELEEAMKRRRVVERLNERERLAYRNHVLKEEQKLLDETASVQAALERRADRA, encoded by the coding sequence TTGCCGAAGCCGTGGCAAAAATACGCCGTGTTGTTGCGCGTGCGCGAGCGGCAGGAACGTTTGAAAGCGCAGGCCCTCGCCGCCGCCCGGCGCGACGTGGGCCGCGCGCAGGCACAGCGCGACGCGTTGGCCGAGGAACAGCAGCGCGTGCTTGTCGAGGCCGGCAACGCGGCGAAACGTAACGTCGACGCGGCGAAGGTGCAGGCCTTCATTCATTACGAACGCCACATTGCGCGGCTCGCGGTTGACAAAGACGCGGAAATCTACTCGTTGAAATCAACTGCGGAAAAACGCCGCGCCGAACTCGAAGAGGCAATGAAGCGCCGTAGGGTCGTCGAACGGTTGAACGAGCGCGAGCGGCTCGCCTACCGCAATCATGTTTTGAAGGAAGAACAGAAGTTGCTCGATGAGACCGCGTCGGTCCAGGCCGCACTCGAGCGCAGGGCGGACCGCGCATGA
- a CDS encoding FliI/YscN family ATPase, producing the protein MPVSLERRMERVMAARPIAVYGKIVDVVGLTIEATGPPMHIGDLCYIRPPRNGETVPAEVVGFRGSRILLMPLGDIAGIAPNSLVEPTFRPQSVRVGLDLLGRVIGSMGNPLDGGPAPSGSSHVSLSMSPPSPLTRRRITEPLSTGVRSIDGCITVGKGQRVGILSGSGVGKSKLIGMIARNTSADVNVIALVGERGREVREFIEGDLGPHGLARSVVVVATSDEPALMRIKGALVATAVAEWFRDQGADVLLMMDSVTRFAMAQREVGLAVGEPPTTRGYPPSVYALLPKLLERAGTSDKGSITGIYSVLVEADDLNDPVGDAVRSILDGHISLSRALASRNHYPAVDVLESISRCMIDITPDTHRLLAGEIRKVLATYRDAEDLINIGAYVEGSNPEIDRAVRLMPAVRRFLQQGLNESTKFADIQAQLHKAVKG; encoded by the coding sequence ATGCCCGTCTCGCTCGAACGGCGCATGGAACGCGTGATGGCCGCGAGGCCCATCGCAGTGTACGGCAAGATTGTCGACGTCGTTGGTCTCACCATCGAGGCCACCGGACCGCCGATGCACATTGGCGATCTCTGCTACATTCGCCCCCCGCGCAACGGCGAAACCGTGCCCGCGGAAGTGGTGGGATTTCGCGGGAGCCGAATCTTGTTGATGCCGCTCGGCGATATCGCGGGCATCGCACCGAACAGCCTGGTCGAGCCGACGTTTCGCCCCCAGTCCGTGCGGGTCGGACTCGACTTGCTCGGGCGCGTAATCGGCAGCATGGGTAATCCGCTCGACGGCGGGCCGGCCCCTTCCGGCTCGTCGCACGTCTCGCTCTCGATGTCGCCGCCATCCCCGTTGACGCGGCGCCGCATCACCGAACCACTATCGACGGGCGTTCGTTCGATAGACGGATGCATTACCGTGGGCAAGGGACAGCGCGTAGGCATTCTCTCGGGCAGCGGCGTCGGCAAAAGCAAACTCATCGGAATGATTGCGCGCAACACGAGCGCGGACGTGAACGTCATCGCGCTTGTGGGCGAACGCGGTCGCGAAGTGCGCGAATTCATCGAAGGCGACCTCGGCCCGCACGGGCTGGCGCGATCGGTTGTCGTCGTAGCGACGTCAGACGAGCCGGCGCTGATGCGCATCAAGGGTGCGCTCGTTGCGACCGCCGTCGCGGAGTGGTTTCGCGATCAGGGCGCGGACGTCTTGCTCATGATGGACAGCGTGACGCGCTTCGCGATGGCGCAGCGCGAAGTCGGACTCGCCGTCGGCGAACCGCCTACCACGCGCGGCTACCCGCCGTCGGTGTACGCGCTGTTGCCGAAACTGCTCGAGCGCGCGGGCACGTCCGACAAGGGCAGCATCACCGGAATCTATTCCGTCCTTGTCGAGGCGGACGATTTGAACGATCCGGTCGGCGACGCGGTGCGCAGCATTCTCGACGGACACATTTCGCTGTCACGCGCGCTGGCCAGCCGCAACCATTATCCGGCCGTCGACGTGTTGGAAAGCATCAGTCGGTGTATGATTGACATTACGCCGGACACGCACCGATTGTTGGCGGGCGAGATTCGCAAAGTGCTCGCAACGTACCGCGACGCCGAGGATTTGATCAACATCGGCGCGTACGTCGAGGGAAGCAACCCGGAGATTGACCGCGCGGTGCGGCTCATGCCGGCCGTGCGCCGGTTCTTGCAGCAGGGCCTCAATGAATCGACCAAGTTCGCGGACATTCAGGCGCAGTTGCACAAGGCGGTAAAAGGGTAA
- the fliG gene encoding flagellar motor switch protein FliG, protein MPPKALKELDGRTKAAVFLACLGPKNASRVLAKLSEDEIEQLTLDLSSLGAVEPEIREKVVEEFHQMYLANRYVTAGGVDYARNLLESALGPERAMEVLTKLQSSLTEVPFEFLKRADPSQICTFIQDEHPQTISLILAHLSPKVSSIVLSALPQDLRAEIIMRIASMDRTPPEIVREVERVLERKMASVFSQGFTFAGGVKEVAEILNNIDRGSEKSIMATLSERDPELAEEIARLMFTFDDVIKVDNSGIQKALREIDQRDLALALKTAGEDLANKILNNMSERARTMIREEMEYMGPVKLKNVEEAQQKIVNIIRRLEDAGEIVINRGGAGGGDEIVV, encoded by the coding sequence TTGCCGCCTAAAGCATTAAAGGAACTCGACGGCCGAACGAAGGCGGCGGTCTTTTTGGCATGCCTCGGCCCGAAAAACGCGAGCCGCGTTCTAGCGAAATTGAGCGAAGACGAGATCGAACAGCTCACGCTCGACCTATCGAGCCTCGGCGCGGTCGAACCGGAAATCCGCGAGAAAGTGGTGGAAGAATTCCACCAGATGTACCTCGCGAACCGTTACGTCACCGCGGGAGGCGTGGACTACGCGCGAAACCTGCTCGAATCTGCGCTCGGCCCTGAGCGCGCCATGGAAGTGCTCACGAAACTTCAGAGCAGCTTGACGGAGGTCCCCTTCGAATTCCTGAAGCGCGCGGACCCGTCGCAGATTTGCACATTCATACAGGACGAACATCCGCAGACGATCTCGCTCATTCTCGCGCACCTCTCGCCAAAAGTGTCGAGCATCGTGCTGTCCGCGCTGCCGCAGGACTTGCGCGCGGAAATCATCATGCGCATCGCGTCCATGGACCGGACCCCGCCGGAGATCGTGCGCGAAGTCGAGCGCGTGCTCGAACGCAAGATGGCGTCCGTGTTCAGCCAGGGTTTCACGTTTGCAGGCGGCGTGAAGGAAGTCGCGGAAATACTCAATAACATCGATCGCGGGTCCGAGAAGTCGATCATGGCGACGCTCTCCGAGCGCGACCCCGAGTTGGCCGAAGAGATCGCGCGGCTGATGTTCACGTTCGACGACGTGATCAAGGTGGACAACAGCGGCATTCAGAAAGCGCTGCGCGAGATCGACCAACGCGACCTTGCGCTGGCGCTCAAGACGGCGGGCGAGGACCTCGCCAACAAGATACTCAACAACATGTCCGAGCGCGCCCGCACCATGATTCGCGAGGAAATGGAGTACATGGGCCCGGTCAAACTAAAGAACGTCGAGGAAGCGCAGCAGAAGATCGTCAACATTATCCGCCGCCTCGAGGACGCCGGCGAAATCGTCATCAACCGCGGCGGCGCGGGTGGCGGCGACGAAATAGTCGTCTAG
- the fliF gene encoding flagellar M-ring protein FliF: protein MLQFARQFLAGLVLAWDRLSASARVTVAVAFLFTVAIIAAMVTIGSRPQYVELYSGLSPQDMLAVQSRLDQEGVPWQLDASGKSIKVPLQHRSDMMVKIGGAGIVKSQGAAPGMELFDDTNLMQTQFTQDVNLMRAKTGELQNLLGRYSFIRAAYVSIGEAREEFFSADQLPIQANVTIDVAQNLTEEQVRAVINTVASSIAGLSKDHINLATTDGNLLKPLADNDFDSIASTKLDLARSERNHLKREAEAALREFGIRSVVTVMLDVDNTTKKETKEQIEKGVAVSTLKVKNQTNSSAASPSGPAGARANLPADAQNAGGESNSQTETQQLTNTEPSRTTTITESSPGKVTVTGATVIVEGKYEDELDAQGAATGKKTYVPPDKKKLETYQNLVATAVGVTVDKVKISDHPFELQQLAAATPAVAAAASPLSFGAVQLDGILKIVAVALLFFVVRFLALRATVRKAQMDDSVEIELPKASPEELRKREIATEVERVSQEQPEAVASLLRTWLSETEE from the coding sequence GTGTTGCAATTTGCTCGTCAATTTCTCGCGGGGCTAGTGCTGGCGTGGGACCGTTTGTCCGCCAGCGCCCGAGTGACGGTCGCGGTGGCATTCCTTTTCACCGTGGCAATTATCGCGGCCATGGTGACGATCGGCAGCCGCCCGCAGTATGTCGAACTCTATTCCGGATTGTCGCCGCAAGACATGCTTGCGGTGCAGAGCCGCCTCGATCAGGAGGGCGTCCCGTGGCAGTTGGACGCGTCCGGCAAGTCTATCAAGGTCCCGCTCCAGCATCGCAGCGACATGATGGTCAAAATCGGCGGCGCGGGCATCGTGAAATCGCAGGGCGCCGCGCCGGGCATGGAGCTTTTCGACGACACAAACCTCATGCAGACGCAGTTTACGCAGGACGTGAACCTCATGCGCGCGAAGACCGGCGAGCTGCAGAATTTGCTGGGGCGCTACTCGTTCATCCGCGCCGCGTACGTGAGCATCGGTGAGGCAAGAGAAGAATTCTTCTCGGCGGACCAGCTTCCGATCCAAGCGAACGTAACGATCGACGTCGCGCAGAACCTGACGGAAGAGCAGGTTAGAGCCGTCATCAACACGGTCGCGTCGTCCATCGCCGGTCTATCCAAGGACCACATCAACCTCGCGACTACGGACGGCAACCTGCTGAAGCCCCTCGCCGACAACGATTTCGATTCTATCGCGAGCACCAAGCTCGACCTGGCGCGCAGCGAACGAAACCACTTGAAGCGTGAAGCGGAAGCCGCGTTGCGGGAATTCGGCATTCGCAGCGTCGTGACAGTCATGCTGGACGTGGACAACACGACAAAGAAAGAAACGAAGGAACAGATCGAGAAGGGCGTCGCGGTCAGCACGCTCAAGGTTAAGAACCAGACGAACAGTTCCGCCGCGTCGCCCTCCGGCCCCGCCGGCGCCCGGGCAAACCTGCCCGCGGACGCGCAGAACGCCGGCGGCGAATCGAATTCCCAGACGGAAACGCAGCAGCTCACCAACACCGAGCCTTCCCGCACCACCACGATCACCGAGTCTTCCCCCGGGAAGGTGACGGTAACCGGAGCGACGGTAATCGTCGAGGGCAAGTATGAAGATGAACTCGACGCGCAAGGCGCGGCCACGGGTAAGAAGACGTATGTGCCACCCGACAAGAAGAAACTCGAAACGTACCAAAACCTTGTGGCAACCGCAGTCGGCGTTACCGTCGACAAGGTGAAAATTAGCGACCATCCATTTGAGTTGCAGCAACTTGCGGCTGCAACACCCGCCGTCGCGGCGGCGGCAAGCCCACTTTCGTTCGGTGCGGTACAATTAGACGGGATATTGAAGATCGTGGCAGTGGCCCTGCTCTTCTTTGTCGTGCGATTCTTGGCGCTGCGCGCCACGGTCCGCAAGGCACAGATGGACGACAGCGTCGAGATCGAGCTGCCCAAGGCCAGCCCCGAAGAATTGCGCAAGCGCGAGATAGCGACCGAAGTGGAGCGCGTGTCGCAAGAGCAGCCGGAAGCGGTTGCGTCCTTGCTGCGTACGTGGCTGAGCGAGACGGAGGAGTAA
- the flgB gene encoding flagellar basal body rod protein FlgB, with protein MTETTVAFEGVSSVRLLQDAMRVCVQNHTVIANNIANADTPNFTPSKLDFQGTLQETLGGRGRFSLRKTQARHLDISREIPRFEHIALSSKNDYNKVDLEQEMADLSENTGKYTIYGSLLVKQFKQAKDMLAGLR; from the coding sequence TTGACGGAGACGACGGTGGCCTTTGAGGGTGTAAGCAGTGTTCGCTTGTTACAGGACGCGATGCGCGTGTGTGTCCAGAACCACACGGTCATCGCGAACAACATTGCGAACGCGGACACCCCGAATTTTACCCCGTCGAAACTCGATTTTCAGGGTACTCTGCAAGAGACCTTAGGGGGGCGCGGCCGTTTCTCCCTCCGCAAGACTCAGGCCCGCCACCTTGACATTTCCCGCGAAATTCCGCGTTTTGAGCATATTGCACTTTCGAGCAAGAATGACTACAATAAAGTCGACCTAGAACAAGAGATGGCCGATCTTTCCGAAAATACCGGAAAGTACACAATATATGGTAGTCTCTTGGTCAAGCAGTTTAAGCAGGCCAAGGACATGTTGGCGGGCCTTCGGTAG